The sequence below is a genomic window from Nicotiana tomentosiformis chromosome 6, ASM39032v3, whole genome shotgun sequence.
TTGACGATTCGGGATCGTTTAGCTGAGTTCTTTGGCGGTTTGGCAGATTAAAATatgatttatatttgaaaagtcaTTCTTTCTGTCATTTTATTTATGTCTAATCTGGAACATGATAACACATGTGGTTTTGACATGAATTAATATATTATAAGAATGTAGGtcatattttaaattcttaaaaagTGCTTAAAATGGTAATTTTCCAAATTTGGTCGCAGTTTTGGAGATTGTGATTTTAACGGTCTCTGATTGATCTGAAATTTGGTAGGTTTATCACAAACAGCCCAATCTGACGACGAAATGACATATCGATTTGGCGACGAAATTGATGATAATTGCGACAGATATGTGTTGTCGCTAAGAGTAGCAACAGATACCAACCGTAGCTAATTCGCCGCTAACTTACCAACTGATTCAATTTTTTCGTTAGTAAAGGGTTAGCTACGAGTAAATTAGTGACGGACACAAAGCCGTCACTATTCCGTCGTTAAACCTGTTTAGCGACGGAAATATACTATTTAGCTACGAAATTCGTCCGTCGCTAAAGCCGATTTTTTTTGTAGTGGCCTGCTTTGTAGCGAGCAATAAGGCTCGCGTCGCCTGCTTCATTTacaattttgtttctttttttttctttgcctACTCTTCAAGTcacttttttttgttttctttcctttccaattgttctttttgtcttcttttttagTTGTCTCTTTTGTCTTCCCACACAAAGTCAAACCTTAACATATccactaattaaataatcacaacttcatttttgtagtatataaaatacacataaaatctttactttgctcccaatttcgtcttcaacgtacACATAAAATCTCTTTTGTCTGTTCACTACTTAATTGAGAACTTGATAGACGAagagggggtggggtggggtggggggtgggggaggGTCACTCTTCTTTACATTATTTTGGAGGGGAACATCTGAGAAAAAAATACATAAAAcacattatatttataaaaagaAATAGATCATATACACGTCTAAGCACTTCAAATAATTGGCACGAAGAATATTCAAGTTATCTTCGATGAGGTTTCTAGTCGAGATTCCGGTTCGTAGCTACGACATCGTTTAAAGAAATTTTCAGCTTTTAAAGGTTCATCCTTGCTCCCGTTGCCTTGTATACATGTTTCGGATGATTTTGAAGCTTTAACGTATTATCACCTTTGGTTGTATGTTTGAGTGCCTTTACTGTGTTAGCTTTATTTCTTGCCTCTCTATATGTGTTTACTTTTAAGTAATGTTAGTTGTAGTTAGATTTATGAGATTAGCATTAATATTTATTAAAGAAAGCATGTAGACCGAATTTGTTAAGTTAATGTACTAAGAATTCTGTTGGATTTAAGTTTTTGGCATTCTTTGCGGTGAAATTTATTGGATGTAATAATATTGTTGAAAATCACATTAAAGGCCTGCTTTTATTTGATGTTAACTGCTTAAATATTTCGCATAAGATCATGTTAATATTTTTAGTTAAGTTAGGTGGTTGACACAACTGTTAGGTTAGTGTATTAGTTTGTTTCCTTAATATTGTCTGTTAGTTCTTTTAGCTATAGTGGGAACGGATTTTATTTTTTGAGACAGAATGTTGTGTTATATTTAGTAGCTTGTTAATAGTAGTCAAATTTTACACTTCCTCCTCAATAGATACTTCATGACTTTACAATAATCTAAAATTAGTTTAGAAAAATACTCTTAATACGATAGAAAagctttagatatttttttaaatattagtcCATGTGTTCATACtagaaccttggattgatatgtttaaataataaaaggatcatgtaCGCATTCTTGCGTCTAGatacctttaaatttaaaataattatgttttgaCCATGTGTACATTCCATACCTTGGTTTAATATTCAATTTCATAGGAATACCTTTGGTGCAAACCGCATCTAggtcaaaataattaataaaatataataaattaagtgAAGTGGTAATAGACAAGCCATaaacaataaaatacaagaatagccaagaattgatttaagccggacataagtcaataaaagcgaccgtgctagaaccacgagactcgaGGGATGCCTCACACCTTACCCTCggtcaacaaaatttcttactcagtcttctattttcgtagaccataaataaggagtcaaatcttccgtttgatgagggattcaaataaaaggtgacttggaacaccaaaactcaattccaagtagcgactccaaataataaataatcccttttcaaaacgtcactttaattggaaaaactcttcaaACTCAACCTCGTAATAGGGTTGCGTAGAAAAAGAGAGGTGTGACAGGTATCAGTGAGCTAAACTGTACGTGGAGATTTAAAGGTACATCTGCCAgggtccgcagacctcggagttccCCTTTATCTCtatgatgttgttttctttatttgtattagtctctgatgtatagagacacttaactTTTTCTGTTTAGAGCTTGtaacttatttctatcgggttttgggagttgtaattattgtgAATCGCAGTTCTTATTAAATTCAGATGTTGAGGTTGAGTTTTAGCTTTATATTCATTTATTCCgcaaaattgttaggcttacctagtcttagagactaggtgccgtcacgacaacacacaaagggaaattggggtcgtgacaacttgatCACAACCACGAAATTCTCTTTAAGTATTAAGTTCcataattcaaaaaataaatgcTCAAACCCCATCTAAACAGTCTTAAAACGCTAAAGTTAACATTTTTTTAcactaggcctccgccaccttagttacagggttacaggtatgactgctatactcagtcaggaccaggtgagagctcacgggcgtcggctTTGCAGTGATAGCGAGGTTcaaggcagacatggtcattttctATGCGGTGTGACATATGTGGTAGAgcacacttgggccaatgcctagcaggttctgatgcttgttatacatgtggacgtCCGGGGGAATATGATGCGAGATTACcgaaatagagattctgggggtatggcacaaccggCAAGTTCAGCAACAtgatcatctatgtctgtgcatccttcagggcacgAGTCTTAGTCTTCggttggtagaggtcgaggcggaggtagaggttccagttcaggtggtaatcagaatcgtatctatgctttagcgggtcgacatgaCCAGAAGTCTTCACCAGACGCTGTGACAGGTACATTGACCATTTGCTCTAACGATGcgtatgccttgatagacccaggatctactttatcgtatattaccccatttgtcgcgggtaagtttggtatagtgcctgaaatactaagtgatccttttgcgatatctacaccggtcggagaaccgattattgctagacgggtttaccgaggttgtatggtgacagtttgtagtcgtcaaacctcagccgacctagttgagctagagatgatggattttgatgctatcatgggcatggattggttagcatcttgctatgccacagttgattgccgagcaaattATATTACtgttaattcgagttatcatctttggcTGTTTCTCTAATtttgtgcataattgcttaattattTGGCTAGCaattgagttctatttactatttatcctatgcttgggaaagctgtgcttagattagagtagaattggagagaccttatttctgaacccgtggctcggggaaagatttcgcggttaggataggaatatacctaacagtcttgcttagttgaataccgtattatattcatccatgatagattcaataccataggaatatagggtttATATATTATGGATAGGCGGATAGTTTTGTGGGAAaatatgctatttatataaacgatccggtcaactagcaatcatagataatttggattaacaggtGTAATTACGAACTCTATAGGATTGACAAAACCGACCACAACTCTGGAATTTATATCTCCCTTGGTTACATGTTTGAATTtcgcaatagtagttgtaatagaaaagttaaacttttgatcatcttggacagtaagttaattttagtttgcttagttaacggttaatctaagtctctgtgggttcgacatccgacttttgagtcactttattacttgacggccatatatacttgcgtgtacttggggaaccaacaagtttttggcgttgttgtcggggacttagttattgattggTTTTCTAAGTTTAGCTTTTAGTTGATTTTTTTctcaagtttttaattttcttatttagttactattttcttttcttattttgatATGACgtcttggaatgaaaattatttgaatgatGATTATTCTTACTTTGAtaatccttgtccatattgtggaggatcCCACTGGTGGAAACATTGTTGTAATGTTCCCAGAAGTgggttgtgcgcacaatctcaatcctatGGGTGGAATATTTATAacatgtgtggtggtcaaggtggccattgggatggttgtcctaattctttaTATCCGTCTCCGaacccttattatgatctttctaataaTATTTGTGAGTTTGATAGGATCAACGATATGAAAGATATTGAACATGATGCTCATATAATGGACATGATGAGGAAAATAATGGACCAAACTCAATTTTTAATGAAGCAAACTCATGGACGTCGAAAAGAGATAGAAATTCTCAAGGCATCAATGAAGAGAATGAAGGCCAAAGTAGAAGAATGGGCTGAAACAACTAATGATCAACAAGTTGCAGACTTAGTTGATAGTGAGGAAGATCCTAAAATTGAAAAAGAGAGCAAGTACCAGCaagaggaaaattttgaaaaagaggagatttttaGTCAAACTTGGCTGGTGGAACAAGTTGAAAGATTggaaatatatgaggctcaacgtgagaAAATTACAGATGGGATAAAAGACTTAATAGAAGGAATATCTGAACTGGGACAAGAGATCGAAAAATTTGGCAATACTATTCACGGCTTGGGAGCTCAATTGATTGtaaaggttgatgcgtctaacgcACAACAAAATAGTtttgagttgtgtgaagctgagaatgagcttatacgccaaattgaggagctaaaagtggagagtcaATCATTCGACCATACTTTTACTGATGATTTCCATGTTGAGAAAAGCACActagagtcatgtgaggaagaagataatgttatatttgaagactctagtgtGTGTACATACAAGGATGTAAATAGTAACACAATTCTAGAGTTGGAATGCATTGGTCCTCATTCCATccatttttcaacattgtgtttggatgatgatatggtAATTGAGTCATTcgagcctttggaggagccaaaGATTCTATAGCTTACTTatcaaaaaaattaattaaaagaaactaaatatttttttgtaaattttcttttctcttgtAAATAGAAATAAAACTTATACTCAAAGAATGtgaatatttttgtcttttttttaaaattaatttctttttctttattcaaATAAGAcatattaagagtaagataaaatttttaaatattaagattagacctaaaagaaatatttacactaaaatagtataaaatTTGGGTGTGGTAAAAAATTAGTGGTTCACATTACCTGGTCTGGTaagcagtacctggatctgcacaaaaaaatgtgcagaagtgtagtatgagtacactagaacggtacccagtaagtgccaagcctaacctcggtagagtagtgacgaggtcatatCAGGGCCCTAGTGGAATAAAAgggaaacaaggcagaagatataacaatataatgaaatgactgagaatttaaacaatgagAAATTACATAAAgggtaacaacacaacaaataaaggtaaacaacaggggggCTCCCGAGGTAccccctcgtagtcccaaatgtaaatacacaacgggggtggggggggggatctcgaggtaccgcctcgtattcccaaaagtaaatacatgaCAAGGGAGGTCCTGAGGTACTACCTCGtcgtctcaaaagtaaatatgcaacaggggtgctcccgaggtactacctcgtagtcccaaaagtaaatacataacTCATAACCTATGAAACAACGAATTTACAATAATGAATCCTACAGTTAAAAACTAAATACAAGATCAAGGAAGCATGTAATTCAACTAAGTATGTTGCACAagttgcaagtaagagttaagacacgtaggcatgcgacattaggctacacatgatgactacacaggcTAGAGCAACTtagttaaggaattaaaagaaaattaCTCAGCAAGAACTAGATTTTTTAACATttaacccgagtacgcactcgtcacctcacgtacacggctttcacatattgcaaatatcataacagtaccaaaacctaaggggaggttcccccacacaaggttagacaagccacttacctcaaactaagCTCAATtagtcaataagaatgccttttcctcgactttTCGAGTCCGAACggcctaaatctagccaaaagcaattacatactataaatataactataagaaacaaatctaaataatgaaattacaaCCTTAATAaggaattagaaaatcgccccaaaaagtcgacccgggtccacatctcgaaatcgggtaaaagtcacaaaatacgaacacccattcgatagagagttcacccataccaaaattacttaaATCCGATACAAAATTATCGATCAAAACCTCGAAATTCGGCCTAAGGCGTTTTCCACCCCTTTTcacaaatttctcaacccaaatccttaattaaatgaagaataaatgatatcttagtggagattaatcaaaaacaagtcaagaatccttaccaaAATTCTTCCTCTGAAAAACCATCAAAAtttcgcttcaatccgagctgtatatctcaaaatatgaagaaaatgacaaaccctcgattttaaacCATTCTGCCTAGCACTTCTGCTTTTGCAGTCCAAAATACGCTTTTGCGGTGAAATCTATGCCTCTACAAAGCTCACTTAAACTCCCATATATTGCACATGTGCACATCCATTTGCATTTGCGGATGTGCTTCTGCGCTCACTCGTCCGCTTATGCGAAAACCTTGGCCACCTCAGTTCCCTTACTCtcctttcgcaggtgcggttgcaccagaaCTGACACACTTCAACCATTCTTTAAGCTTCAacttgattcgttaaccatccgaaaccaccccgaggcccccgggacctcaaccaaaccttccaacaagtcctaaaacacaatacgaacttagtcgagccttcaaatcatatcaaacaatgctaaaattatgaatcgcaccccaattcaagcttaatgagctTCAGAACTcctaacttctacatccgactccaaaatctatcaaatcaagtccgattggcctcaattttgtacacaagtcataattgacattacagacctactccaacttccagaatcagaatccgaccccaatataaaaaagtccacacccggtcaaacttcctaaaaatcatcccattttccaactttcgccacaccgaaatgacctacggacctccaaatgaacattcggacacgctccgcagaccaaaatcaccctacagatCTGTTGGATCCGtcgaaactctattccagagtcgtcttcatacaattcaaATACGGTCAATTCCTAGACCTTAAACTCCCGAATCTGACACCAAGCACCCCGACAAGTTACGTAACCATAAAATGatatagagggagcaataattaggggttcgaggctaatactctcaaaacgaccggccggatcattacatcctccccttcttaaaacaaatgttcatcctcgaacgggtataGAGATGAACCTGacgtggtgaaaagatgaggataatggctgcacatatcatgctcggtgtCCCAAGTTTcctcctcgaccagatgaccccttcactgcaccttcactgacacgatgttctttgacctcaacgtttggacctgcctgtccaaaatggctaccggctcctcaacataaaatagatccttgtccaactagactgagttgaagtctaacacatgagacgaatcgtcatgatacttccggagcatggaaacatggaatactgcatgaactgcagtgagactaggtggtagtgcaagtctgtaagccgcctctccaaccctctcaagaatctcaaaaggcttgatatacctagggatcaacttgcccttcctcctgaacctcataacacccttcatgggcaaaactaggagcaagacctgctccttaaccatgaatgcaatgtcatgGACCtttcgatctgcataactcttcttcctagattgggatgtacgaagtcgatcctgaatcaatttaaccttttccaaagcatcctgaaccaagtctgtacccaatagcctagcctcactcggttcaaaccaacccactggagaccgacaccgtctatcatacaaagcctcatacggcgccatctgaatgctcgactgataactattattgtaggcaaactctgcaagtggcaaaaactgatcccaagcacccccaaaatccatcacacactcACGAAGCATaacctctaatatctgaatagtacgctcagactgtccgccgtctgagggtgaaatgctgtactcaactccactcgagtacccaactcatgctgtatgaCTCTCCAGAACCGcaatgtaaattgcgtaccccgatcagagatgatagataccggtacgccatgaagcctaacaatctcgcgaatgtaaacctgagtaacttgctccgaagagtaagtagtaaccacatgaatgtaatgagttgacttggtcaatctattaACAATCACCAAAATTACATCGAActttctctaagtccgtgggagtccaacaacgaaattcatagtgatctgctcccatttccactccggaatctcaagtTTATGAAGAAATCCACCTGtccactgatgctcatacttcacgtgctgacaatttaggcaccgagctacatatttcattatgtccttcttcattctcctccaccaataatgctgcctcaagtcctgatacatttttgcggcacttggatgaatggagtaccgcgaactgtgatcctcctggagaatcaactcatgcaaaccatctatattaggcacccATAGCATGCTTTGCATCcgcaatacaccgtcatctccaattgtgacttccttggcatcatcgtgctgaaccgtgtccttaaggacaagctgataggggtcatcatattgacgctctctgatacgatcataaagagaagactgagaaaccatacaagACAAAACTCTGCTCGGTTTgtaaacatccaatctgacaaactggttggccaaggcctgaacatccaaggctaaaggcctctctgctactagtagatatgccaaacttcccaaactcttcgccttgcgactcaaggaataagccaccatattggccttccaaGGATGATAgggaatggtgatgtcataatccttaagcaactccaaccacctccgttgccacaagttaagatctttatgtttaaacagatgttgtagactccagtgatcggtgtagacctcacaagggacatcatataagtagtgccgccagatcttcaaggcatgaacaataactgctaactcgaGGCCGTGGACAAGATATTTcatctcatgcaccttcagttgtctagacgcgtaggcaatcaccctaccatcctgcatcaacaccgcgccaagaccaatacacgacgcatcacaatacactatataagaccccgaaccagtaggcaacactaacactggggctgtagtcaaagcagtcttgagattttgaaagctttcctcacactcctcggtccccCTGAACagatcacccttctgggtcaatctagtcatggGTGAAGCAATAGACGAGAAAACCTC
It includes:
- the LOC138893596 gene encoding uncharacterized protein; protein product: MVAYSLSRKAKSLGSLAYLLVAERPLALDVQALANQFVRLDVYKPSRVLSCMVSQSSLYDRIRERQYDDPYQLVLKDTVQHDDAKEVTIGDDGVLRMQSMLWVPNIDDPGTAYQTR